One genomic window of Phycisphaerales bacterium includes the following:
- a CDS encoding shikimate kinase has product MSAFAGRHLVVIGLRASGKTSAGELAAGRLGIAFSDLDELTIEDIDGHAFPTVREAWAEAGEDAFRLVEAAALSKALATQGDDVLALGGGTAAFADARRVLTEAMDAGVVLGPVYLHAPPGVLADRLRRDLGDRPSITGDHPADEIAGLYDKRDGIYRALAEELVEVEHLTMDQAADRLVELWHKLADR; this is encoded by the coding sequence ATGTCCGCGTTCGCGGGCCGCCACCTGGTCGTCATCGGTCTGCGCGCGAGCGGCAAGACGTCGGCGGGCGAGCTGGCCGCCGGTCGCCTGGGCATCGCATTTAGCGATCTCGACGAGTTGACCATCGAGGACATCGACGGCCACGCCTTCCCGACCGTGCGCGAGGCGTGGGCCGAAGCGGGCGAAGATGCGTTTCGCTTGGTCGAAGCAGCGGCGCTCTCGAAGGCACTTGCCACGCAGGGGGACGATGTGCTGGCCCTCGGCGGCGGCACCGCGGCTTTCGCCGACGCCCGCCGTGTGCTGACCGAGGCGATGGACGCCGGCGTCGTGCTCGGCCCCGTCTACCTGCACGCGCCGCCCGGGGTACTCGCCGATCGGCTGCGGCGGGACCTGGGCGATCGGCCCTCGATCACTGGCGATCACCCGGCCGACGAGATCGCCGGCCTCTACGACAAGCGCGATGGCATCTACCGGGCCCTGGCCGAGGAACTCGTCGAGGTCGAGCACCTGACGATGGACCAGGCCGCCGACCGGCTCGTCGAGCTGTGGCACAAGCTCGCGGATCGTTGA
- a CDS encoding PA0069 family radical SAM protein: protein MQDPEPAYRDALPGGPAHRRGAGLNPGNRFEDVRLHVLGEELDRQWIEREAEGDGKPVRVERRVYEDRTKTVINRVVPTSDVPFEWTLNPYRGCEHGCIYCFARPYHEFLGFSCGLDFETKLIAKPDAPELLARELAKKNWKGQPIVMSAITDVYQPIEHELWIARRCLEVLAECNQPVSTMTKSAMVLRDADLWQRLAAHNAGRVTVTLVTLDADLARTLEPRATSPAGRLRTIRELAAAGVPVSVNIAPIIPGLTDTEVPSLLEAAADAGARRVSWVLLRLPYQLKDLFLEWLQRNVHPDRARKVESLIRQSRGGKLYDAGKNRGRGDGPIARQIAQTFDVFTRRYGLNRDIRPLSSAHFVKPDTSGQMGLFG, encoded by the coding sequence ATGCAGGACCCAGAGCCCGCCTACCGCGATGCGCTACCCGGCGGCCCGGCCCACCGCCGCGGGGCGGGGCTCAATCCGGGCAACCGCTTCGAGGACGTCCGCCTGCACGTGCTGGGCGAGGAACTCGATCGCCAGTGGATCGAGCGTGAGGCCGAGGGCGACGGCAAGCCCGTAAGGGTCGAGCGGCGTGTCTACGAGGACCGGACCAAGACCGTCATCAACCGCGTCGTGCCGACGAGCGACGTGCCCTTCGAGTGGACGCTCAACCCCTACCGCGGCTGCGAGCACGGCTGCATCTACTGCTTTGCGCGCCCGTACCACGAGTTCCTGGGCTTCAGCTGCGGGCTCGACTTCGAGACCAAGCTCATTGCCAAGCCCGACGCTCCGGAGCTGCTGGCCAGGGAACTGGCAAAGAAGAACTGGAAGGGCCAGCCAATCGTCATGTCGGCCATCACCGACGTGTACCAGCCCATCGAGCACGAGCTTTGGATTGCGAGACGGTGCCTCGAGGTGCTGGCAGAGTGCAACCAGCCCGTCAGCACGATGACCAAGAGCGCCATGGTGCTGCGCGATGCCGACCTCTGGCAGCGGCTGGCCGCCCACAACGCCGGGCGTGTCACGGTGACGCTCGTGACGCTCGACGCCGACCTGGCGCGCACGCTCGAGCCCCGCGCGACGAGCCCGGCCGGACGCTTGCGCACCATCCGCGAGCTGGCCGCCGCGGGCGTGCCGGTGTCGGTCAACATCGCGCCGATCATCCCCGGCCTGACCGACACCGAGGTGCCGAGCTTGCTCGAAGCCGCGGCCGACGCCGGCGCCCGGCGGGTGTCGTGGGTGCTGCTGCGGCTGCCGTACCAGCTCAAGGACCTGTTCCTCGAGTGGCTGCAGCGCAACGTGCACCCCGACCGCGCCCGCAAGGTCGAGTCGCTCATCCGCCAGAGCCGCGGGGGCAAGCTCTACGACGCCGGCAAAAACCGCGGCCGCGGCGACGGTCCGATCGCACGGCAGATCGCCCAGACGTTCGACGTCTTCACGCGGCGGTACGGGCTGAACCGCGACATCCGTCCGCTCTCGAGCGCCCACTTCGTGAAGCCCGACACCAGCGGGCAGATGGGCTTGTTCGGCTAG
- the infA gene encoding translation initiation factor IF-1, translating to MAKQDDKFTMEAIVVEALPNAMFKVRLPNEQQTEILAYVSGKMRKHYIRITPGDTVTVEMSPYDLTKGRITFRGR from the coding sequence ATGGCCAAGCAGGACGACAAATTCACCATGGAAGCGATCGTCGTCGAGGCGCTTCCCAACGCCATGTTCAAGGTGCGACTGCCCAACGAGCAGCAGACCGAGATCCTCGCCTACGTCTCGGGCAAGATGCGTAAGCACTACATCCGCATCACCCCGGGCGACACCGTCACCGTCGAGATGTCGCCCTACGACCTTACCAAGGGCCGCATCACCTTCCGCGGCCGCTAG
- a CDS encoding FAD-dependent oxidoreductase → MAANAPVPTPPSEPATRDDRHAFPRLSDEHLERIERFGTVERLPCGKLLFEQGQRSVDFFVILKGRVEIFHGPPDAAEPEVVHVHKEGGFTGELDLFSDRKILVSGRVMVDDAQCEQPTIIRVPRDRFARLMTAEPDIGNIVLRAFILRRMGLVDHAQGAVTLIGERTTAGMLELERFLRRNAHPVRVLRFDDDDAKGVVDSSASRPIERDDLPVAICPDGSLLRRPSRAELAECLGLTEPPAESHVYDVTVIGAGPAGLAAATYAASEGLSTLVIESEAPGGQAGSSSRIENYLGFPVGLSGQELADRAQVQAQKFGARLTLPRRVTKLNACTRDGGGYELELDQGEPVRTRSVVIASGARWRRLSIDDTERFENNGIHFAATAVEADLCGGEEVVVVGGGNSAGQAAIFLAGHAKCVHMLIRGKSPAKSMSDYLLQRIKSSDRIDLLTEASLTSLTGDGWLESVEWRCGTKSTSRPIRHVFLMIGAVANTDWLRGTVELDENGFVCTGGAVGQSTQGSGAWPLERTPHPLETSLPGVFAAGDVRAGSVKRVASAVGEGSICIQDVHRVLDEQRVTAPAS, encoded by the coding sequence ATGGCCGCCAATGCTCCGGTACCAACGCCGCCTTCCGAGCCAGCGACGCGGGACGATCGGCACGCGTTCCCACGCCTGAGCGACGAGCACCTGGAACGCATCGAGCGATTCGGGACCGTCGAGCGGCTGCCTTGCGGCAAGCTCCTCTTCGAGCAGGGGCAGCGGTCGGTCGACTTCTTCGTCATCCTCAAGGGTCGTGTCGAGATCTTCCACGGCCCGCCCGACGCGGCCGAGCCCGAGGTCGTGCACGTCCACAAGGAGGGCGGCTTCACGGGCGAGCTCGACCTGTTCAGCGATCGCAAGATCCTGGTCAGCGGCCGCGTGATGGTCGACGACGCGCAGTGCGAGCAGCCGACCATCATCCGCGTGCCGCGCGATCGGTTTGCCCGGCTCATGACGGCCGAGCCGGACATCGGCAACATCGTGCTCCGCGCCTTCATCCTCCGGCGGATGGGGCTAGTCGACCACGCCCAGGGCGCCGTGACGCTGATCGGCGAACGGACCACCGCGGGCATGCTCGAGCTCGAACGCTTCCTTCGCCGCAACGCGCATCCCGTCCGCGTGCTGCGGTTCGACGATGACGATGCGAAGGGCGTCGTGGACTCGAGCGCGTCTCGGCCGATCGAGCGCGATGACTTGCCGGTGGCCATCTGCCCCGATGGATCACTGCTCCGTCGGCCCAGCCGGGCCGAGCTCGCCGAGTGCCTGGGCCTGACCGAGCCCCCCGCCGAATCGCACGTGTACGACGTGACGGTCATCGGTGCCGGGCCGGCGGGTCTTGCGGCGGCGACGTATGCGGCCAGCGAGGGCCTCTCCACGCTGGTGATCGAGTCCGAAGCGCCAGGCGGCCAGGCCGGCAGCAGCAGCCGGATCGAGAACTACCTCGGCTTTCCCGTCGGGCTGAGCGGCCAGGAGCTGGCCGACCGCGCGCAGGTACAGGCCCAGAAATTCGGCGCTCGCCTCACGCTGCCCAGGCGGGTCACCAAGCTGAATGCATGCACGCGCGACGGCGGCGGGTACGAGCTCGAACTCGACCAGGGCGAGCCGGTGCGCACGAGGAGCGTCGTCATCGCCAGCGGCGCACGCTGGCGCCGGCTGTCCATCGACGACACGGAGCGTTTCGAGAACAACGGCATCCACTTCGCCGCGACGGCGGTCGAAGCCGACCTGTGCGGTGGCGAAGAGGTCGTGGTCGTCGGCGGCGGCAACTCCGCAGGGCAGGCCGCGATCTTCTTAGCCGGCCACGCCAAGTGCGTGCACATGCTCATCCGCGGCAAGAGTCCGGCGAAGAGCATGAGCGACTACCTGCTGCAGCGCATCAAGTCGTCGGACCGGATCGACCTTCTGACCGAGGCGTCGCTGACGTCGCTCACCGGCGACGGCTGGCTCGAATCCGTCGAATGGCGATGCGGCACGAAGTCCACCAGCCGGCCCATCCGCCACGTGTTCCTCATGATCGGCGCGGTGGCGAACACCGATTGGCTGCGCGGCACGGTCGAGCTCGACGAAAACGGGTTCGTGTGTACGGGCGGCGCGGTCGGGCAGTCGACGCAGGGCAGCGGAGCGTGGCCGCTGGAGCGGACGCCGCACCCGCTGGAAACAAGCCTGCCAGGCGTGTTCGCCGCCGGCGACGTACGGGCGGGCAGCGTGAAGCGGGTTGCGAGCGCGGTCGGCGAGGGCTCGATCTGCATCCAAGACGTGCACCGCGTGCTCGACGAGCAGCGCGTGACCGCCCCGGCTTCGTAG
- the efp gene encoding elongation factor P, whose translation MKANEIRQGNALQIDGKVYIAVKVEHTKPGKGPAYYQVKLKDVATGLHIDKRYTGGDAVESAPIDRRDMEYLFSDQTGATFMDSETFDQVIIAPEVLGDALMYLAPNTTCTVLVYEENPLSLELPASVDLEVTDTTPGIKGATATNQLKEAECETGLKTRVPPFITIGEKIKVATEDGRYLARAKE comes from the coding sequence ATGAAGGCCAACGAGATCCGCCAAGGCAACGCCCTCCAGATCGACGGCAAGGTCTACATCGCCGTCAAGGTCGAGCACACCAAGCCCGGCAAGGGCCCGGCCTACTACCAGGTGAAGCTCAAGGACGTGGCCACCGGCCTGCACATCGACAAGCGCTATACCGGCGGCGACGCCGTCGAGAGCGCACCGATCGACCGCCGCGACATGGAGTACCTGTTCAGCGACCAGACCGGCGCGACGTTCATGGATAGCGAGACCTTCGACCAGGTCATCATCGCCCCCGAGGTCTTGGGTGACGCGCTCATGTACCTGGCGCCCAACACCACCTGCACCGTGCTGGTCTACGAAGAGAACCCGCTGAGCCTGGAGCTGCCCGCGAGCGTCGACCTCGAGGTGACCGACACGACCCCCGGCATCAAGGGCGCGACGGCGACGAACCAGCTCAAGGAAGCCGAGTGCGAGACCGGGTTGAAGACCCGCGTGCCGCCCTTCATCACGATCGGCGAGAAGATCAAGGTGGCGACCGAAGACGGCCGCTACCTCGCCCGCGCGAAGGAGTAG
- a CDS encoding sodium-dependent bicarbonate transport family permease produces the protein MDPSALTQNLLSPPILFFALGMLATLVRSDLSVPPAIAKGLSIYLLVSIGFHGGYELHRSGLDVGVLGTLGVAALSSALLPVLAFFVLRMRMKGEDAAGIAACYGSVSAVTFITAISFLERGQTEYSGHLIAAMALMESPAIVTGIVLATLMRTKTEGDDNQRPEWRAMAHEALANSAIVLLLGSLVIGYLCGDSGWTTMKPLVKDPFQAVLCLFLLDMGLVAARRLGDLRRSGVFLVAFALIAPPVQASLGIIAARLLGLAEGDALLLAVLFGSASYIAAPAALRLALPNANPSLYVPMSLGLTFPFNIIVGIPLYASIIDWWWA, from the coding sequence GTGGACCCGTCGGCGCTCACGCAAAACCTGCTGTCCCCGCCCATCCTGTTCTTCGCCCTGGGCATGCTCGCCACGCTCGTGCGATCGGACCTGAGCGTGCCGCCGGCGATCGCCAAGGGGCTGTCGATCTACCTGCTGGTCTCCATCGGTTTCCACGGCGGGTACGAGTTGCACCGCAGCGGGCTCGACGTGGGCGTGCTCGGCACGCTCGGGGTCGCCGCGCTCTCCAGCGCGCTGCTGCCCGTGCTTGCCTTCTTCGTCCTCCGCATGCGGATGAAGGGCGAGGACGCCGCGGGCATCGCGGCCTGCTATGGCTCGGTGAGCGCCGTGACCTTCATCACCGCCATCAGCTTCCTCGAGCGCGGGCAGACCGAGTACAGCGGCCACCTCATCGCCGCCATGGCGCTCATGGAGTCGCCGGCGATCGTCACCGGCATCGTGCTCGCCACGCTCATGCGAACGAAGACCGAGGGCGACGACAACCAGAGGCCCGAGTGGCGCGCCATGGCCCACGAGGCGCTCGCCAACAGCGCCATCGTGCTGCTGCTGGGTAGCCTCGTCATCGGCTACCTCTGCGGCGACTCGGGCTGGACGACCATGAAGCCGCTCGTTAAGGACCCGTTCCAGGCCGTGCTGTGCCTGTTCCTGCTCGACATGGGCTTGGTTGCTGCGCGGCGGCTGGGCGACCTGCGACGCTCGGGCGTGTTCCTCGTCGCGTTCGCGCTCATTGCCCCGCCCGTGCAGGCGTCGCTGGGCATCATCGCCGCCCGGCTGCTCGGGCTCGCGGAGGGCGACGCGCTGCTGCTGGCCGTTCTCTTCGGCAGCGCCAGCTACATCGCGGCCCCGGCGGCGTTGCGGCTTGCGTTGCCCAACGCCAACCCGAGCCTGTACGTGCCCATGAGCCTGGGCCTGACGTTTCCATTCAACATCATCGTGGGCATCCCGCTGTATGCCTCGATCATCGACTGGTGGTGGGCGTGA
- a CDS encoding terpene cyclase/mutase family protein — translation MKARRIVAVVAGVFACASAAQAQTGGQPSPERLAQAREMRDKAVEYLLDQQDAGTGGWSVRPDGPNLPAITGLVLMGMTADDALPTRDEATKRAVDRGYAFLYGYQQGDGGIYDQILPQYNTAISLAALSRLDTQRARSASRDALAFLRTLQYSEDNANPELRVSRSHPFYGGIGYGGSGRPDNSNMHMFMMALEEAGVPSDDPAVQRALVFLQRTQMDGRVNEMDYAEGSRQGGFIYATSPSGEQIGVGESKAGTIEETLSDDTTASRLRAYGSMSYAGFKSYVYADLPRDDVRVTAARKWIGENYTLEENPGIGTDGYYYFILTFSRALDAFGEPTLEVVADDRSTRRANWADDLIAQLATLQNDDGSFRSVDDRWMENNPVLITAYTLIALGEVID, via the coding sequence ATGAAGGCGCGCAGAATCGTCGCGGTCGTTGCTGGAGTGTTCGCCTGTGCCTCGGCCGCACAGGCGCAGACCGGCGGCCAGCCGAGCCCCGAGAGACTCGCACAAGCTCGTGAGATGCGCGACAAGGCCGTCGAATACCTGCTCGACCAGCAGGACGCCGGCACCGGCGGCTGGAGCGTGCGCCCGGACGGCCCGAACCTGCCGGCCATTACGGGCCTCGTGCTGATGGGCATGACCGCCGACGACGCGCTGCCCACGCGCGACGAGGCCACGAAGCGCGCGGTCGACCGGGGCTATGCGTTCCTCTACGGCTACCAGCAGGGTGACGGCGGCATCTACGACCAGATCCTGCCGCAGTACAACACTGCCATCTCGCTGGCGGCGCTCTCGCGGCTTGACACGCAGCGGGCGCGTAGCGCCTCGCGCGACGCCCTGGCCTTCCTCCGCACGCTGCAATACAGCGAGGACAACGCGAACCCCGAGCTGCGCGTCAGCCGCTCGCACCCCTTCTACGGCGGCATCGGCTACGGCGGAAGCGGGCGACCCGACAACAGCAACATGCACATGTTCATGATGGCGCTCGAAGAGGCCGGCGTGCCCAGCGACGACCCGGCGGTGCAGCGCGCCCTGGTCTTCCTGCAGCGCACGCAGATGGACGGCCGCGTGAACGAGATGGACTACGCCGAGGGCTCGCGACAGGGCGGGTTCATCTATGCCACGAGCCCCAGCGGCGAGCAGATCGGCGTGGGCGAGAGCAAGGCCGGCACGATCGAGGAAACGCTGAGCGACGACACGACCGCCAGCCGCTTGCGTGCCTACGGCTCGATGAGCTACGCGGGCTTCAAGAGCTACGTCTACGCGGACCTGCCGCGCGACGACGTGCGGGTCACGGCGGCGCGAAAGTGGATCGGCGAGAACTACACGCTCGAAGAGAACCCCGGCATCGGCACCGACGGATACTACTACTTCATCCTCACGTTCTCGCGCGCCCTGGATGCCTTCGGCGAACCCACGCTCGAAGTCGTCGCCGACGATCGCTCGACGCGTCGTGCGAACTGGGCCGACGACCTGATCGCCCAGCTCGCCACCCTGCAGAACGACGACGGCTCGTTCCGCTCGGTCGACGACCGCTGGATGGAGAACAACCCCGTGCTGATCACCGCGTACACGCTGATCGCGCTCGGCGAGGTGATCGACTGA
- a CDS encoding oligosaccharide flippase family protein, whose product MPEPPTHPQPQTPRPGAGPRRQAQAMGRRVGGGLSWLMVATAVVKVASLANIAILGALLGKDDFGIFGTAIGVAALVNVLRDGGVRRILIQKGMHRFDGLVGPVYAWTLMLNVLAAIILCALGPVLARVHDNDEYVMVMVTLGIAAGIYGPCMIYRAKLAMQYRYKAVAVMNASSSIVRYVAMIALALGDAGPLTFTWSLVISAAYEWLYGLYTTRDPLVRLKPRTRLWPAIWARTKWLLLGAVALALLRQGDYLVLGFLLTESVMGVYVFAYMIGDQVMSLLASNLQQVLMPTMSAFQHDVKRHVASVLRVSGALTLVASGIAGGIAVTIDPLQQIIWQDKWDGAVPAVQALALCFSLRLLVTVQESALSSTGRFRTQFFALFAQGIGMAGVALVGGLLFPTEPGLIAAGVGLYFVLGVTGVAAWSLRSVGVPAMSFIATVLRPWGLLTLLAIVIIVVDHLVFNDAARTASGDGEEAGRGLVESLQRLVLSGTAYALAAAVLTRVLLPDTLRSILAIAPARVSKPAGALLRLKPTTAGSRD is encoded by the coding sequence ATGCCCGAGCCCCCGACGCACCCGCAGCCGCAGACGCCCCGCCCCGGTGCGGGTCCGAGAAGGCAGGCCCAGGCCATGGGCCGGCGCGTGGGCGGCGGGCTGAGCTGGCTCATGGTCGCCACGGCCGTCGTCAAGGTCGCCAGCCTGGCCAACATCGCGATCCTGGGCGCCCTCCTGGGCAAGGACGACTTCGGCATCTTCGGCACCGCCATCGGCGTGGCGGCGCTCGTCAACGTGCTCCGGGACGGGGGCGTCCGCCGCATCCTCATCCAGAAGGGCATGCACCGATTCGACGGGCTCGTCGGCCCGGTCTACGCCTGGACGCTCATGCTCAACGTGCTCGCGGCGATCATCCTGTGCGCCCTCGGGCCGGTGCTCGCCCGCGTGCACGACAACGACGAGTACGTCATGGTCATGGTCACGCTGGGCATCGCCGCGGGCATCTACGGCCCGTGCATGATCTACCGCGCGAAGCTGGCGATGCAGTACCGCTACAAGGCCGTCGCCGTCATGAACGCCAGCAGCTCGATCGTGCGCTACGTCGCGATGATCGCGCTGGCGTTGGGTGACGCCGGGCCGCTGACGTTTACGTGGTCGCTGGTCATCTCGGCGGCCTACGAGTGGCTGTACGGCCTCTACACCACGCGAGACCCGCTCGTTCGCCTGAAGCCCAGGACCAGGCTGTGGCCCGCCATCTGGGCGCGCACGAAGTGGCTGCTGCTCGGCGCCGTCGCGCTCGCGCTGCTGCGGCAGGGCGACTACCTCGTGCTTGGCTTCCTGCTCACCGAATCCGTGATGGGCGTCTACGTCTTCGCCTACATGATCGGCGATCAGGTCATGTCGCTGCTGGCCAGCAACCTGCAGCAGGTGCTCATGCCCACCATGAGCGCGTTCCAGCACGACGTGAAGCGGCACGTTGCCTCGGTGCTGCGCGTGAGTGGCGCGCTCACGCTCGTGGCCTCGGGCATCGCCGGGGGCATCGCCGTCACGATCGATCCGCTCCAGCAGATCATCTGGCAGGACAAGTGGGACGGCGCCGTGCCGGCCGTCCAGGCCCTGGCGCTCTGCTTCTCGCTCCGGCTGCTGGTGACCGTGCAGGAGTCGGCGCTCTCGAGCACCGGGCGATTCCGCACGCAGTTCTTCGCGCTCTTCGCGCAGGGCATCGGCATGGCCGGCGTCGCGCTCGTCGGCGGCCTGCTCTTCCCGACAGAGCCGGGCCTCATCGCCGCGGGCGTCGGGCTGTACTTCGTGCTGGGTGTCACCGGCGTCGCGGCGTGGAGCCTGCGGTCCGTGGGCGTGCCGGCCATGTCGTTCATCGCCACCGTGCTGCGTCCGTGGGGCCTGCTGACGCTGCTGGCGATCGTGATCATCGTCGTCGATCACCTCGTCTTCAACGACGCGGCCCGCACTGCCTCGGGCGACGGCGAGGAAGCCGGGCGCGGGCTCGTCGAGTCGCTCCAGCGCCTCGTGCTGTCGGGAACGGCGTACGCACTGGCGGCGGCCGTGCTCACACGCGTGCTCCTGCCCGACACGCTGCGGAGCATCCTGGCCATTGCGCCGGCCCGCGTATCGAAGCCGGCCGGCGCCCTGCTGAGGCTCAAGCCCACGACTGCGGGAAGCCGGGACTAG
- a CDS encoding sulfotransferase, with product MGNETRYFFITGTSRSGTTLLQAMLSRGEGVFIPPETHFMPLVWKNRRKLGDIETDAGWKAALQAIRQRSAIAGIELDDSRFEELAANEPRGYGSLLRAWLRAAAEAHEHDASGAPAVIGEKSPPHTMYVPQLLSMFPDAVFVHIVRDPRDVAVSQLQAWGTPITSSAVRWHIDQRAGLAAERMLAADRFLVVRYEDLVARPEVEIRKACDVLGIIYRDEMLHPHQRSQLGFAERERHKQRTLEAVTDSRVGRYRGALSPGSIAAIEFVCRRHMRRLGYEPAGSSWWKGAVALALRCPAMAWRKLRLRSPAHRIARRVGRDPQNPGIRGPAK from the coding sequence ATGGGCAACGAAACCAGGTACTTCTTCATCACCGGCACCAGCCGCTCGGGCACGACCTTGCTGCAGGCGATGCTCTCGCGTGGCGAGGGCGTGTTCATCCCGCCCGAGACCCACTTCATGCCGCTCGTGTGGAAGAACCGGCGCAAGCTGGGAGACATCGAGACCGACGCCGGATGGAAGGCGGCCCTGCAAGCCATCCGACAGAGAAGTGCCATCGCCGGCATCGAGTTGGACGATTCCCGATTCGAGGAGCTCGCGGCCAACGAGCCCCGAGGATATGGCTCGCTCTTGCGTGCATGGCTGCGTGCCGCCGCCGAAGCCCATGAACACGACGCGAGCGGCGCCCCTGCGGTCATCGGCGAGAAGAGCCCGCCGCACACGATGTACGTGCCCCAGTTGCTCTCGATGTTTCCGGATGCCGTTTTCGTGCACATCGTGCGAGACCCACGCGACGTCGCTGTGAGCCAACTCCAAGCCTGGGGCACCCCGATCACGTCGTCGGCCGTCCGCTGGCACATCGATCAGCGAGCCGGGCTTGCCGCTGAGCGGATGCTCGCTGCCGACCGCTTCCTGGTAGTGCGGTACGAAGACCTCGTTGCCAGGCCCGAAGTCGAGATCCGCAAGGCCTGCGACGTACTGGGCATCATCTACCGTGACGAGATGCTCCATCCACACCAGCGATCGCAGCTGGGCTTTGCGGAGCGCGAGCGACATAAGCAGCGCACGCTGGAGGCGGTCACGGATTCGCGCGTGGGCCGGTATCGCGGGGCCCTTTCGCCCGGCTCCATCGCCGCCATCGAGTTCGTCTGCCGCAGGCACATGCGCCGGCTCGGCTACGAACCGGCCGGATCGTCGTGGTGGAAGGGAGCGGTCGCCCTCGCCCTGCGTTGCCCGGCCATGGCCTGGCGGAAGCTCCGCCTGCGGTCGCCCGCCCATCGCATCGCCCGGCGTGTCGGTCGCGATCCCCAGAATCCCGGTATTCGTGGCCCGGCGAAATAA
- a CDS encoding slipin family protein, whose protein sequence is MLKTIRIRTLELGLWFRHGELERVLEPGVYRMPTVWPWSRRDRVEVIDTLRPRFEHDRLRALVSDQRLASRLVIVDLKDDERALVWIDGRLGAILSSGLHAFWKAPATVEVERFSVHEGRFVHPKLEAILGFPGGSALLGGLRVESHERVMLFRDGELADQLGPGLFVYWKGGASVTWKTVDLREQVADIQGQEIMTADKVTLRMNLVVTHRVTDAVRAVTEVSDWEQSLYREAQLELRTAVGGRTLEQLLSTKDEVGSQIRNRLSARAAEFGVTVSGVGLRDVILPGDMKVILNEVIVAQKQAEANLIRRREETAAVRSQANTAKLLADNPQLARLRELEALQEILRGAKTTFVFGSGQQNLGDQVTSLLRRDAESAQT, encoded by the coding sequence ATGCTGAAGACCATCCGCATCCGCACGCTCGAGCTGGGCCTGTGGTTCCGCCACGGCGAGCTCGAGCGCGTGCTCGAGCCGGGCGTGTATCGCATGCCCACCGTCTGGCCCTGGAGCCGGCGCGACCGCGTCGAGGTGATCGACACGCTGCGCCCGCGCTTCGAGCACGACCGCCTCCGGGCGCTCGTGAGCGACCAGCGCCTGGCGTCTCGCCTGGTGATCGTCGACCTGAAGGACGACGAGCGGGCGCTCGTCTGGATCGACGGGCGCCTGGGCGCGATCCTCTCCAGCGGGCTCCACGCCTTCTGGAAGGCGCCGGCGACCGTCGAGGTCGAGCGGTTCAGCGTGCACGAGGGCCGGTTCGTCCACCCCAAGCTCGAGGCCATCCTGGGCTTCCCCGGTGGCTCGGCACTGCTGGGCGGCCTGCGCGTGGAGAGCCACGAGCGCGTGATGCTCTTCCGAGACGGTGAGCTGGCTGACCAGCTCGGCCCGGGGCTCTTCGTCTACTGGAAGGGCGGCGCGAGCGTGACCTGGAAGACCGTCGACCTGCGCGAGCAGGTGGCCGACATCCAGGGCCAGGAGATCATGACGGCCGACAAGGTGACGCTGCGCATGAACCTGGTGGTGACCCACCGCGTGACCGACGCCGTGCGAGCGGTGACCGAGGTGAGCGACTGGGAGCAGTCGCTCTACCGAGAGGCGCAGCTCGAACTGCGCACCGCGGTGGGTGGCCGAACGCTCGAGCAGCTGCTCTCGACCAAGGACGAGGTGGGCTCGCAGATCCGTAACCGCCTCTCGGCCCGTGCGGCCGAGTTCGGCGTCACGGTCTCGGGCGTCGGCCTTCGGGACGTGATCCTGCCGGGCGACATGAAGGTGATCTTGAACGAGGTCATCGTCGCCCAGAAGCAGGCCGAGGCCAACCTCATCCGTCGCCGCGAGGAGACCGCGGCGGTCCGCAGCCAGGCGAACACCGCCAAGCTGCTGGCCGACAACCCGCAGCTGGCGCGCCTGCGTGAGCTCGAGGCGCTGCAGGAGATCCTCCGCGGCGCCAAGACCACCTTCGTGTTCGGCTCGGGCCAGCAGAACCTGGGAGACCAGGTAACCAGCCTGCTCCGCCGCGACGCGGAGTCGGCGCAGACCTAG